A window from Citrus sinensis cultivar Valencia sweet orange chromosome 3, DVS_A1.0, whole genome shotgun sequence encodes these proteins:
- the LOC102616790 gene encoding probable arabinosyltransferase ARAD1 isoform X2 yields MALLKQTPLTIARSNAKSQILLFTLSLFAFSLLFVLFSVTRNSYSDPYPYPYPTPNAKPETSFAASLERFLAQTSQRFRDDTITSLTEDGVVRKFDDVASKIERQRVNEDSYYPLSLPIRVYVYEMPRKFTYDLLWLFRNTYKDTSNLTSNGSPVHRLIEQHSIDYWLWADLIAPESERLLKNVVRVRLQEEADLFYIPFFTTISFFLLEKQQCKALYREALKWVTDQPAWKRSEGRDHILPVHHPWSFKSVRRYMKNAIWLLPDMDSTGNWYKPGQVSLEKDLILPYVPNVDFCDVKCVSESESKRSTLLFFRGRLKRNAGGKIRAKLVAELSSAEGVVIEEGTAGEVGKAAAQNGMRRSIFCLNPAGDTPSSARLFDAIVSGCIPVIVSDELELPFEGILDYRKIALFVSSSDATQPGYLLKFLRGISPAQIREMRRNLVQYSRHFLYSSPAQPLGPEDLVWRMIAGKLVNIKLHTRRSQRVVKESRSICTCDCRRANFTRL; encoded by the exons ATGGCACTACTAAAACAAACTCCACTAACCATCGCCAGATCCAACGCCAAATCACAAATCCTCCTCTTCACGCTCTCCCTCTTCGCCTTCTCTCTCCTCTTCGTCCTCTTCTCCGTCACCCGCAACTCCTACTCCGACCCGTACCCGTACCCGTACCCGACCCCTAACGCCAAACCCGAGACTTCCTTCGCGGCCTCCCTCGAACGCTTCCTAGCTCAAACATCCCAACGCTTCCGCGACGATACCATCACTTCACTTACCGAAGACGGCGTCGTCCGGAAGTTCGACGACGTGGCTTCTAAAATTGAGAGGCAAAGAGTGAACGAAGATTCGTACTACCCGTTGAGCTTGCCGATTAGGGTTTACGTGTACGAGATGCCGAGGAAATTCACCTACGATTTGCTTTGGCTGTTTAGGAATACTTATAAGGACACTTCTAATTTAACTTCCAATGGTAGTCCCGTTCATCGTTTAATCGAGcag CATTCCATCGATTACTGGCTTTGGGCGGATTTGATTGCTCCGGAATCCGAGAGACTTTTGAAGAATGTCGTTAGGGTTCGCCTCCAGGAGGAGGCGGATTTATTCTACATCCCTTTCTTCACGACTATCAGCTTTTTCTTGCTGGAGAAGCAACAGTGCAAGGCTCTTTATAGG GAGGCCCTGAAGTGGGTAACAGATCAGCCTGCATGGAAACGATCTGAAGGAAGGGATCACATACTTCCAGTTCATCATCCCTGGTCTTTTAAGTCTGTTCGCAGATATATGAAAAATGCAATATGGCTGTTACCGGATATGGACTCCACTGGGAACTG GTACAAGCCAGGACAAGTTTCACTGGAGAAGGACCTGATTCTTCCTTATGTCCCCAATGTTGATTTCTGTGATGTCAAATGTGTATCAGAAAGTGAATCAAAGAGAAGCACGTTACTTTTTTTCCGCGGACGGCTTAAAAGAAATGCG GGAGGAAAAATTCGTGCTAAACTTGTAGCTGAATTAAGCAGTGCTGAGGGCGTAGTTATAGAGGAGGGGACGGCTGGAGAAGTTGGGAAAGCAGCTGCTCAAAATGGCATGCGCAG GTCTATTTTTTGCTTAAATCCTGCTGGTGACACTCCATCATCTGCTAGATTATTTGATGCTATTGTCAGTGGATGTATCCCCGTTATTGTCAGCGACGAATTGGAGCTTCCTTTTGAAGGAATCCTCGATTATAGGAAG ATAgctttatttgtttcttccAGTGATGCTACACAGCCGGGAtatcttttgaaatttttaagagGCATTAGCCCTGCTCAAATAAGAGAAATGCGGAGAAATCTTGTACAG TACTCGAGGCATTTCTTGTATTCCAGTCCAGCTCAACCGTTGGGTCCAGAAGACTTGGTTTGGAGAATG ATAGCAGGGAAGTTGGTAAACATCAAGCTTCACACTCGAAGATCACAGCGTGTAGTGAAAGAATCTAGAAGCATATGCACTTGTGATTGCAGGCGTGCCAACTTCACAA GGTTGTAA
- the LOC102616790 gene encoding probable arabinosyltransferase ARAD1 isoform X1, whose protein sequence is MALLKQTPLTIARSNAKSQILLFTLSLFAFSLLFVLFSVTRNSYSDPYPYPYPTPNAKPETSFAASLERFLAQTSQRFRDDTITSLTEDGVVRKFDDVASKIERQRVNEDSYYPLSLPIRVYVYEMPRKFTYDLLWLFRNTYKDTSNLTSNGSPVHRLIEQHSIDYWLWADLIAPESERLLKNVVRVRLQEEADLFYIPFFTTISFFLLEKQQCKALYREALKWVTDQPAWKRSEGRDHILPVHHPWSFKSVRRYMKNAIWLLPDMDSTGNWYKPGQVSLEKDLILPYVPNVDFCDVKCVSESESKRSTLLFFRGRLKRNAGGKIRAKLVAELSSAEGVVIEEGTAGEVGKAAAQNGMRRSIFCLNPAGDTPSSARLFDAIVSGCIPVIVSDELELPFEGILDYRKIALFVSSSDATQPGYLLKFLRGISPAQIREMRRNLVQYSRHFLYSSPAQPLGPEDLVWRMIAGKLVNIKLHTRRSQRVVKESRSICTCDCRRANFTSTTSLS, encoded by the exons ATGGCACTACTAAAACAAACTCCACTAACCATCGCCAGATCCAACGCCAAATCACAAATCCTCCTCTTCACGCTCTCCCTCTTCGCCTTCTCTCTCCTCTTCGTCCTCTTCTCCGTCACCCGCAACTCCTACTCCGACCCGTACCCGTACCCGTACCCGACCCCTAACGCCAAACCCGAGACTTCCTTCGCGGCCTCCCTCGAACGCTTCCTAGCTCAAACATCCCAACGCTTCCGCGACGATACCATCACTTCACTTACCGAAGACGGCGTCGTCCGGAAGTTCGACGACGTGGCTTCTAAAATTGAGAGGCAAAGAGTGAACGAAGATTCGTACTACCCGTTGAGCTTGCCGATTAGGGTTTACGTGTACGAGATGCCGAGGAAATTCACCTACGATTTGCTTTGGCTGTTTAGGAATACTTATAAGGACACTTCTAATTTAACTTCCAATGGTAGTCCCGTTCATCGTTTAATCGAGcag CATTCCATCGATTACTGGCTTTGGGCGGATTTGATTGCTCCGGAATCCGAGAGACTTTTGAAGAATGTCGTTAGGGTTCGCCTCCAGGAGGAGGCGGATTTATTCTACATCCCTTTCTTCACGACTATCAGCTTTTTCTTGCTGGAGAAGCAACAGTGCAAGGCTCTTTATAGG GAGGCCCTGAAGTGGGTAACAGATCAGCCTGCATGGAAACGATCTGAAGGAAGGGATCACATACTTCCAGTTCATCATCCCTGGTCTTTTAAGTCTGTTCGCAGATATATGAAAAATGCAATATGGCTGTTACCGGATATGGACTCCACTGGGAACTG GTACAAGCCAGGACAAGTTTCACTGGAGAAGGACCTGATTCTTCCTTATGTCCCCAATGTTGATTTCTGTGATGTCAAATGTGTATCAGAAAGTGAATCAAAGAGAAGCACGTTACTTTTTTTCCGCGGACGGCTTAAAAGAAATGCG GGAGGAAAAATTCGTGCTAAACTTGTAGCTGAATTAAGCAGTGCTGAGGGCGTAGTTATAGAGGAGGGGACGGCTGGAGAAGTTGGGAAAGCAGCTGCTCAAAATGGCATGCGCAG GTCTATTTTTTGCTTAAATCCTGCTGGTGACACTCCATCATCTGCTAGATTATTTGATGCTATTGTCAGTGGATGTATCCCCGTTATTGTCAGCGACGAATTGGAGCTTCCTTTTGAAGGAATCCTCGATTATAGGAAG ATAgctttatttgtttcttccAGTGATGCTACACAGCCGGGAtatcttttgaaatttttaagagGCATTAGCCCTGCTCAAATAAGAGAAATGCGGAGAAATCTTGTACAG TACTCGAGGCATTTCTTGTATTCCAGTCCAGCTCAACCGTTGGGTCCAGAAGACTTGGTTTGGAGAATG ATAGCAGGGAAGTTGGTAAACATCAAGCTTCACACTCGAAGATCACAGCGTGTAGTGAAAGAATCTAGAAGCATATGCACTTGTGATTGCAGGCGTGCCAACTTCACAAGTACCACTTCCTTGTCCTGA
- the LOC102617088 gene encoding TOM1-like protein 1 has translation MSDNLMEKVSAFGERLKIGGAEVGRKMSEGMSQMSFKMKELFQGPNPVEKLVEDATSEALEEPDWAMNLDLCDMINTEKISSVDLIRGIKKRIMLKSPRIQYLALVLLETVVKNCEKAFSEVAAERVLDEMVKLIDDPQTVVNNRNKALVMIEAWGESTSELRYLPVYEETYKSLRSRGIRFPGRDNESLAPIFTPPRSVSETEVDATLAEQIQRDIRGQSFTKEQTKEAFDVARNSIELLSTVLSSSPQQDALQDDLTTTLVQQCRQSQFTVQRIIETAGDNEALLFEALNVNDEIQKVLTKYEELKKPSGAPAEPEPAMIPVAVEPDDSPHHAKEDALVRKPAGSRGGSHGSSNDDMMDDLDEMIFGKKGGGTSEGGHDSKKQQPPKDDLISF, from the exons ATGAGTGATAATTTGATGGAGAAAGTTAGTGCCTTTGGTGAACGCCTCAAGATTGGAGGGGCTGAAGTGGGTCGTAAAATGAGTGAAGGAATGAGCCAAATGAGCTTCAAGATGAAGGAGCTCTTCCAAGGCCCAAACCCAGTTGAAAAACTTGTTGAGGATGCCACCTCTGAGGCCCTTGAGGAGCCTGATTGGGCCATGAATCTCGATCTCTGTGACATGATCAATACCGAGAAAATCAGCAGTGTTGATTTGATCCGTGGCATAAAGAAAAGGATCATGTTGAAGAGCCCTAGGATTCAGTATTTGGCCTTGGTACTGCTTGAAACAGTTGTTAAAAACTGTGAGAAGGCCTTCTCCGAGGTGGCAGCTGAGAGGGTTCTTGATGAAATGGTCAAGCTGATTGATGATCCTCAAACTGTTGTCAATAATAGGAACAAGGCTTTGGTGATGATTGAAGCTTGGGGTGAGTCCACAAGCGAACTTCGATACTTGCCCGTATATGAAGAAACATACAAG AGTTTAAGATCACGGGGCATCCGGTTTCCGGGACGTGACAATGAGAGCTTGGCGCCTATTTTTACACCTCCTCGTTCAGTTTCAGAAACAGAAGTGGATGCTACTCTTGCTGAGCAGATTCAGCGTGATATTCGTGGGCAAAGCTTTACCAAAGAACAAACAAAGGAAGCCTTTGATGTTGCAAGAAACAGTATCGAGCTTCTTTCAACTGTTCTATCATCCTCACCCCAACAAGACGCTTTACAG GATGACTTGACAACTACACTAGTGCAACAGTGTCGTCAGTCCCAATTCACTGTCCAGAGAATAATTGAGACTGCAGGGGATAATGAGGCCCTTCTCTTTGAAGCTTTGAATGTGAATGATGAGATCCAGAAAGTTCTCACCAAGTATGAGGAGCTGAAGAAACCATCAGGGGCCCCTGCTGAGCCAGAACCTGCTATGATTCCAGTGGCAGTTGAGCCTGATGATTCACCTCATCATGCGAAAGAAGATGCTCTTGTTAGAAAACCAGCAGGTTCTCGAGGTGGATCCCACGGATCAAGCAACGATGACATGATGGATGATCTCGATGAGATGATCTTTGGTAAGAAAGGCGGGGGTACGTCTGAAGGGGGACATGACTCGAAGAAGCAGCAACCACCAAAAGATGATCTCATCAGCTTCTAA